From Agromyces sp. SYSU T00194, a single genomic window includes:
- a CDS encoding flavin reductase family protein, whose amino-acid sequence MRTIPITERPMVESAFGAFPSGIAAITAVVDGEPVGFVSTSFTVGISFEPPQVLFSAQRGSRTWPVLRRAGRLGVSVLAQGHEAACMQLASRSRDRFAGLALTPGTDGALTLDGAVLTLECSVRAEIPSGDHDLVVLDVHDLAVTDDTEPLVYHGRAFRSLLSATNAAA is encoded by the coding sequence CGATCACCGAACGGCCCATGGTCGAGTCGGCCTTCGGCGCCTTCCCCTCGGGGATCGCGGCGATCACCGCCGTCGTCGACGGCGAGCCCGTCGGCTTCGTCTCGACCTCGTTCACCGTGGGGATCTCGTTCGAACCGCCGCAGGTGCTGTTCTCCGCGCAGCGCGGCTCGCGCACGTGGCCGGTGCTGCGCCGTGCCGGCCGACTCGGCGTCTCGGTGCTCGCGCAGGGCCACGAGGCGGCGTGCATGCAGCTCGCGTCGCGCTCGCGCGACCGCTTCGCCGGACTGGCCCTCACGCCCGGCACCGACGGCGCCCTCACGCTCGACGGCGCGGTGCTGACGCTCGAGTGCTCGGTGCGGGCGGAGATCCCGTCGGGCGACCACGACCTCGTCGTGCTCGACGTGCACGACCTCGCGGTGACCGACGACACCGAGCCCCTCGTCTACCACGGTCGCGCCTTCCGATCGCTGCTGTCCGCCACGAACGCCGCCGCCTGA